In Mytilus edulis chromosome 7, xbMytEdul2.2, whole genome shotgun sequence, a single genomic region encodes these proteins:
- the LOC139530013 gene encoding vesicle-associated membrane protein 8-like isoform X1, with translation MSSHNTDHIDRLQGDVNEVTHLLKDNVEKVLERGEKIEDLQNRSEDLTASSIQFKSRSRDLRRKMCCKNFKMTCILIIVITVVIAIIILVILFTVKPWDKDSGSGHHKNETYIMST, from the exons GTCAAGTCACAATACGGATCACATAGACAGGTTACAGGGAGATGTCAACGAGGTAACACATCTTTTGAAGGACAATGTTGAAAAAGTTCTGGAACGTGGAGAGAAAATTGAAGATTTGCAGAATCGTTCAG AGGACTTAACTGCTAGTTCCATTCAGTTTAAGTCTCGATCACGAGACCTACGAAGGAAGATGTGCTGTAAGAATTTTAAAATGACCTGTATATTGATAATAGTGATAACTGTTGTTATAGCAATAATAATTCTTGTCATTTTAT TCACAGTTAAACCATGGGATAAAGACTCAGGCAGTGGGCATCATAAAAATGAGACGTACATAATGTCAACCTGA
- the LOC139530013 gene encoding vesicle-associated membrane protein 4-like isoform X2: protein MSSHNTDHIDRLQGDVNEVTHLLKDNVEKVLERGEKIEDLQNRSEDLTASSIQFKSRSRDLRRKMCFTVKPWDKDSGSGHHKNETYIMST, encoded by the exons GTCAAGTCACAATACGGATCACATAGACAGGTTACAGGGAGATGTCAACGAGGTAACACATCTTTTGAAGGACAATGTTGAAAAAGTTCTGGAACGTGGAGAGAAAATTGAAGATTTGCAGAATCGTTCAG AGGACTTAACTGCTAGTTCCATTCAGTTTAAGTCTCGATCACGAGACCTACGAAGGAAGATGTGCT TCACAGTTAAACCATGGGATAAAGACTCAGGCAGTGGGCATCATAAAAATGAGACGTACATAATGTCAACCTGA